One uncultured Hyphomonas sp. genomic region harbors:
- a CDS encoding alpha/beta hydrolase — MSKTLLMIHGVGCGGDVWDRMIPFFEADGWTCEAPTLFPGRRVKSNPPQSLSELGIDDYISAMSAKAKEIEKATGEKPAVIGHSMGGLIAQVLAERGDVSQAVFLTPAQPKGCAVIGPSVAITFLNILIQQNRKKSYKVWRTGFDFGVTNCVPKRLREDIYAQALYDSGKVYGDLTDGVEVDESKIKIPTLTIAAGKDRATLASAVRKVAQKYSRAPVAGDFLEYPKNGHWIVDEPGTDQVAADIASWLERTRAKETA, encoded by the coding sequence ATGTCAAAGACCCTGTTGATGATTCATGGCGTCGGATGCGGCGGCGATGTCTGGGACCGGATGATCCCGTTCTTTGAGGCAGACGGCTGGACCTGCGAAGCGCCGACCCTGTTTCCGGGCCGCCGGGTCAAATCGAATCCGCCCCAGTCGCTCAGCGAACTCGGCATCGACGACTACATCTCTGCCATGTCCGCGAAGGCAAAAGAGATCGAGAAAGCGACCGGGGAGAAACCGGCCGTGATCGGCCATTCCATGGGCGGCCTGATTGCGCAGGTTCTGGCCGAGCGGGGAGATGTCTCGCAGGCTGTCTTCCTGACGCCCGCCCAGCCCAAGGGCTGCGCCGTGATCGGGCCGAGTGTGGCGATCACTTTCCTCAATATCCTGATCCAGCAGAACCGGAAGAAATCCTACAAGGTGTGGCGGACGGGCTTTGATTTCGGGGTGACGAACTGTGTGCCCAAGCGGCTGCGCGAAGACATCTATGCCCAGGCGCTCTACGATTCCGGAAAAGTCTATGGCGACCTGACTGACGGCGTGGAAGTCGACGAGTCGAAGATCAAAATTCCGACCCTGACAATCGCGGCCGGCAAGGACCGGGCGACGCTGGCTTCCGCCGTCCGCAAGGTCGCCCAGAAATACAGCCGCGCGCCCGTCGCCGGTGATTTCCTGGAGTATCCGAAGAACGGGCACTGGATCGTCGATGAACCGGGAACGGACCAAGTAGCCGCCGACATTGCCAGCTGGCTGGAGCGCACACGTGCAAAGGAAACCGCATGA
- a CDS encoding RNA pyrophosphohydrolase has protein sequence MTQVKQDPDRYRANVGLALFSKAGHVFIGRRINGRGSFQWQMPQGGVDKGEDPAEAALRELEEEVGVPAKLVDTLEETEDWLYYDFPPDLKKRLPGPYLGQRQKWFAFRFKGSDSDVRLDRHTPEFDAWRWARLEETPSLVVPFKRAVYAEVAVRFERWTAPVLGGKVPQG, from the coding sequence GTGACACAGGTTAAGCAAGACCCCGACCGCTATCGCGCCAATGTCGGCCTGGCCCTCTTTTCGAAGGCCGGGCACGTCTTCATTGGCCGCCGTATCAATGGCCGCGGCTCCTTTCAGTGGCAGATGCCGCAGGGCGGGGTCGACAAGGGCGAAGACCCGGCCGAAGCGGCCCTGCGCGAGCTGGAGGAAGAAGTCGGTGTGCCGGCCAAGCTGGTCGACACGCTGGAGGAAACCGAGGACTGGCTCTACTACGACTTTCCGCCGGACCTGAAGAAACGCCTGCCGGGGCCATATCTCGGCCAGCGGCAGAAATGGTTCGCTTTCCGCTTCAAGGGATCTGACAGCGACGTCCGGCTGGACCGGCACACGCCGGAATTCGACGCCTGGCGCTGGGCGCGGCTGGAAGAGACGCCGTCGCTTGTCGTGCCTTTCAAGCGCGCGGTCTATGCCGAAGTGGCTGTGCGGTTCGAACGCTGGACGGCGCCGGTCCTCGGCGGCAAGGTGCCTCAGGGCTGA
- a CDS encoding divergent polysaccharide deacetylase family protein: MANRRDAEPSPLRAGVLHTGLSLLVFGGIAGALGAGIFLTGDPSEAGPKQTLALFDTQDTVAPPLKTRLKTDIATANLSIETPDYSEEGGSGDLPESGPDLGIDAPQETRTAELEADLPAGQGDADEGGVRINGKLVKPGESYGEVTRVVSLERAPISGMTEQLNGMTLPRISPEGIAPADAYARPFINPGNKPVVAIVVGGLGINATHTKSAIDELPPEVTLSFAPDATSLQTWINRARAAGHEVLIETPMEAYDYGRMKMHPLTLLATEDEARNRARLDRILSRSTGYFGLINSQGSKIADDEAAMKPVLQAVSDRGLAFIDDGGLNAGHMKQLSGETGLRYVRADSAIDAKLSADEISSEFMELESQALKNGAALGSGFAFPITIEMVKTWTAGLDQKGIVLAPVSALAAMPPQPENPSEDSVRTGSLELPPVNPHG; this comes from the coding sequence ATGGCAAATCGCCGGGATGCTGAGCCGTCACCGCTGCGCGCAGGCGTTTTGCATACGGGTCTCAGCCTGTTGGTGTTCGGCGGGATCGCCGGCGCGCTTGGCGCGGGAATCTTCCTGACGGGCGATCCCTCGGAAGCCGGTCCGAAACAGACCCTGGCCCTGTTCGATACCCAGGACACGGTTGCGCCGCCGCTCAAGACGCGCCTGAAGACCGATATCGCCACAGCGAACCTGTCGATCGAAACGCCTGATTACAGCGAAGAGGGCGGATCGGGCGATCTGCCAGAGTCCGGGCCGGACCTCGGTATCGACGCGCCGCAGGAAACCCGCACAGCTGAGCTCGAAGCGGACCTGCCTGCCGGGCAGGGGGATGCTGACGAGGGCGGCGTCCGCATCAATGGCAAACTGGTCAAACCCGGTGAATCCTATGGGGAAGTCACCCGGGTCGTCTCGCTGGAACGCGCGCCCATTTCCGGTATGACCGAGCAGCTGAACGGCATGACGCTGCCGCGCATTTCGCCAGAGGGCATTGCGCCGGCCGATGCATATGCCCGGCCCTTCATCAATCCGGGCAACAAGCCGGTTGTGGCGATCGTCGTCGGCGGCCTTGGCATCAATGCGACGCATACGAAATCCGCCATCGACGAATTGCCACCGGAAGTGACGCTGTCCTTCGCGCCGGATGCAACCAGCCTGCAGACCTGGATCAACCGCGCCCGCGCGGCCGGTCATGAAGTGCTGATCGAGACGCCGATGGAGGCCTATGATTACGGCCGGATGAAAATGCATCCGCTGACCCTGTTGGCCACCGAGGACGAAGCGCGCAACCGGGCACGGCTCGACCGCATTCTCAGCCGCTCGACCGGCTATTTCGGCCTGATCAATTCGCAGGGCTCCAAGATTGCCGATGATGAGGCGGCGATGAAGCCGGTGCTTCAGGCCGTTTCAGATCGCGGTCTGGCCTTTATCGATGATGGCGGCCTCAATGCCGGGCATATGAAACAGCTCTCCGGTGAAACCGGCCTGCGTTATGTGCGCGCCGATTCCGCGATTGATGCGAAACTGTCGGCAGATGAAATCTCGTCCGAGTTCATGGAGCTGGAAAGCCAGGCGCTGAAGAATGGTGCGGCGCTGGGCTCCGGCTTTGCTTTCCCGATCACGATCGAGATGGTGAAGACCTGGACGGCCGGCCTGGACCAGAAAGGCATCGTCCTGGCGCCGGTCTCGGCCCTGGCGGCCATGCCCCCACAGCCGGAAAATCCCAGTGAAGACAGTGTTCGCACTGGCAGCCTCGAGCTGCCTCCTGTAAATCCTCACGGGTGA
- a CDS encoding S41 family peptidase: MRSLLIGTGVGLILGATAVGLSAIAAPQNTPPPSDPRTVTYQQLELFAEILARARQDYVTEIDEPEAMEAAINGMLTSLDPHSSYLNADDFKSMQVQTSGEYGGLGIEVTMEDGFVKVISPMDDTPASRAGIQPGDLITAINGQPIIGQTLNDAVKEMRGEKGTQIDITVLRDGVDPFDVTLTREVIEQKSVTWELDEDDIGYIRISTFNERTTPLLEAAVNGISEETGGRPRGIIVDLRNNGGGLLDQAVSVSDMFLSGGEVVSTQGRRAADMESYMAHNGEVFKGVPMIVLINGGSASASEIVAGALQDRRRATIVGTTSFGKGSVQTVIPLGADRGALRLTTARYYTPSGHSIQALGIEPDVSISPARLTEEELAKIKRFSEADLPHALQNEEGEERRALQMPDEQPPEGYEGKDFQLERAKQMLKDGAITASNGLKRAG; this comes from the coding sequence ATGCGTTCATTGCTGATTGGCACCGGTGTTGGTTTGATCCTCGGCGCGACGGCAGTCGGCCTGTCCGCGATCGCGGCACCGCAGAACACGCCACCGCCCTCCGATCCGCGCACAGTGACCTACCAGCAGCTTGAATTATTTGCGGAAATTCTGGCCCGCGCCCGTCAGGACTATGTGACGGAGATCGACGAGCCGGAAGCCATGGAAGCGGCCATTAACGGCATGCTGACCTCGCTGGACCCGCATTCGAGCTATCTCAATGCAGACGATTTCAAGTCCATGCAGGTGCAGACGTCCGGCGAGTATGGCGGTCTTGGTATCGAAGTGACGATGGAAGATGGCTTTGTGAAAGTCATTTCCCCCATGGACGACACGCCGGCCAGCCGGGCCGGAATCCAGCCGGGCGACCTGATTACCGCCATCAACGGCCAGCCGATCATCGGCCAGACGCTGAATGACGCCGTCAAGGAAATGCGCGGCGAGAAGGGCACGCAGATCGACATCACCGTGCTGCGCGATGGCGTCGACCCGTTCGATGTGACGCTCACCCGTGAAGTCATCGAGCAGAAATCCGTGACCTGGGAACTCGACGAGGACGATATCGGCTATATCCGTATCTCGACCTTCAATGAGCGGACGACCCCACTGCTGGAAGCAGCGGTCAATGGCATTTCCGAAGAGACCGGCGGGCGTCCGCGCGGCATTATCGTCGACCTGCGCAACAATGGCGGCGGCCTGCTGGACCAGGCCGTGTCGGTCAGCGACATGTTCCTGTCGGGCGGCGAAGTCGTCTCCACGCAGGGGCGGCGCGCAGCGGACATGGAAAGCTACATGGCGCACAATGGCGAGGTGTTCAAAGGCGTGCCGATGATCGTCCTGATCAATGGCGGGTCGGCCTCAGCCTCCGAAATCGTGGCAGGGGCCCTGCAGGACCGCCGCCGCGCGACGATTGTCGGCACGACCAGCTTCGGCAAGGGATCGGTCCAGACCGTTATCCCGCTGGGTGCGGATCGCGGGGCGCTGCGCCTGACCACGGCGCGCTACTACACCCCGTCCGGCCATTCGATCCAGGCGCTCGGTATCGAACCGGACGTCTCGATCTCGCCGGCGCGCCTGACCGAGGAAGAACTGGCCAAGATCAAGCGCTTCTCCGAAGCGGACCTGCCGCATGCCCTGCAGAACGAGGAAGGCGAAGAGCGCCGCGCCCTGCAGATGCCGGACGAGCAGCCGCCGGAAGGCTATGAAGGCAAGGACTTCCAGCTGGAGCGTGCGAAACAGATGCTCAAGGACGGTGCCATCACCGCCAGCAATGGTCTGAAACGCGCCGGATAA
- a CDS encoding peptidoglycan DD-metalloendopeptidase family protein: protein MTPDSRAYSFGARVFRTLAPAVSLLLLAAAAPDTFSREELEALESEKRVAEQKLAALQASGEDAQKDLKNVDADLIAAAMESRRREDQAAEAEKSLADLGTRRITAQMRLLEDQQALEDLLAALAASNRRKPPALVISPGKANTAVRRAILMSETTPRLAARTETVRAEIDELNTLERRIRGEKARLEAAEATLALKQVEIERLAAAKRGAFEDLSGDIARLKSRSAELGAQADTLRNLLRALESDAPTAPGVKPSLRPRLVSSSPSSPASKPVSPATRPLGKAALGGLEQPVSGNVLHSFGDKLNTGGKAEWITFSTRAEAQVTAPVAGTVEYARPFRSYGTMLILRTSDGYHVILSGMSRIYVTEGQKVATGEPVGRMPDRSDPPPELNMELRLGDTVMNPADWLPRRG, encoded by the coding sequence ATGACGCCCGATTCCCGCGCATATTCTTTCGGTGCCCGCGTGTTCCGCACCCTGGCGCCGGCCGTCTCGCTGCTGCTGCTCGCTGCCGCGGCGCCGGACACGTTTTCGCGGGAAGAACTGGAAGCGCTGGAGTCCGAAAAGCGCGTCGCCGAGCAGAAGCTGGCCGCGCTTCAGGCGAGCGGTGAGGATGCGCAAAAAGACCTCAAGAATGTCGATGCAGACCTGATCGCAGCGGCCATGGAATCCCGCCGGCGGGAAGACCAGGCGGCCGAGGCCGAAAAGAGCCTGGCTGATCTCGGCACGCGGCGCATCACCGCGCAGATGCGCTTGCTTGAAGACCAGCAGGCCCTTGAGGACCTGCTCGCGGCGCTGGCGGCCTCCAACCGGCGCAAGCCGCCTGCGCTGGTCATCTCGCCCGGCAAGGCGAATACCGCGGTGCGCCGGGCCATCCTGATGAGCGAGACCACGCCCCGGCTGGCTGCCCGGACAGAAACAGTGCGCGCCGAAATCGATGAGCTGAACACGCTGGAACGCCGGATCCGCGGTGAAAAGGCCCGGCTTGAGGCGGCGGAAGCGACACTTGCCCTGAAACAGGTGGAGATCGAACGCCTCGCCGCCGCCAAGCGCGGCGCCTTCGAAGACTTGTCCGGCGACATTGCCCGGCTGAAGTCGCGCTCCGCTGAGCTCGGTGCGCAAGCCGATACGCTGCGCAACCTGCTGCGCGCGCTGGAATCCGATGCGCCGACCGCGCCGGGGGTGAAACCCTCCCTCCGGCCGCGCCTTGTGTCTTCGTCGCCCAGCTCCCCTGCGTCCAAGCCTGTCTCGCCTGCGACCCGCCCGCTGGGCAAGGCGGCGCTGGGCGGTCTGGAACAACCGGTTTCCGGCAATGTGCTGCATTCCTTTGGCGACAAGCTGAACACCGGCGGCAAGGCGGAATGGATCACCTTCTCGACCCGGGCCGAGGCGCAGGTTACCGCGCCGGTCGCCGGTACGGTCGAATATGCCCGTCCGTTCCGGTCCTACGGAACGATGCTAATTTTGCGGACGAGTGACGGATACCATGTTATCCTGTCCGGAATGAGCCGTATCTACGTCACCGAGGGCCAGAAAGTGGCCACGGGCGAGCCGGTGGGCCGTATGCCTGACCGCTCAGACCCGCCTCCGGAACTCAATATGGAATTGAGACTTGGCGACACGGTCATGAATCCTGCAGACTGGTTACCAAGACGCGGATGA
- a CDS encoding M28 family peptidase, translated as MRPVALAAIGALAACQMLTAAAETPADREAEILKTATSLANAGTWDNVGLQFVEDLTTEIGPRLAGSPDEKRARDWAVAELTEMGFANVHVEDFTVPYWKRTHETARVVGDSAQPLIITALGGSAPTPEGGLEADIVRYELLADMLAADDADVAGKIVFIDEYMTRTQTGAGYGLAVAKRAACPKAAAAKGAVACLIRSVGTDHFRRPHTGGIDRRGPDGVAKPMGPIPAAALSAPDADQLARLLERGPVTVNLDIGVETADAAPSGNVIAEVEGGANKDEIVLLGCHLDSWDLGTGAIDDGAGCGIVVGAAKLIDQLPGKPDRTIRVVLYGSEEIGLFGGDAYARQHADELDKHVLAAESDHGASYIWQFQTKFGEGALDYAKKIQGVLARYGVAPGDNLAGGGPDIGVLARSGVPVVTPAQDGWDYFDYHHTPDDTFDKIEPDAFRQNVSVYAAFAYMAADSGWDFRKPADPEE; from the coding sequence ATGAGACCTGTTGCCCTTGCTGCCATAGGCGCGCTTGCCGCCTGCCAGATGCTGACTGCGGCCGCTGAGACGCCCGCCGACCGGGAAGCGGAGATCCTGAAAACGGCGACCTCGCTGGCCAATGCCGGCACCTGGGACAATGTCGGCCTGCAATTCGTCGAGGACCTGACAACGGAAATCGGTCCGCGCCTTGCCGGGTCTCCGGATGAGAAACGCGCGCGTGACTGGGCCGTCGCGGAGCTGACGGAAATGGGCTTTGCGAATGTCCATGTCGAAGACTTCACCGTGCCTTACTGGAAGCGCACACATGAAACCGCCCGTGTGGTCGGCGACAGCGCCCAGCCGCTGATCATCACGGCGCTCGGCGGCAGTGCGCCAACGCCCGAAGGCGGGCTGGAAGCCGACATTGTCCGGTACGAACTCCTGGCCGACATGCTGGCCGCGGATGACGCAGACGTCGCCGGCAAGATCGTTTTCATCGACGAATACATGACCCGCACCCAGACGGGCGCGGGCTATGGCCTCGCTGTTGCCAAGCGCGCGGCCTGCCCGAAAGCGGCGGCGGCGAAAGGCGCGGTCGCTTGCCTGATCCGGTCTGTCGGAACAGATCATTTCCGCCGGCCGCATACGGGCGGGATCGACCGGCGCGGCCCGGATGGCGTGGCAAAGCCGATGGGGCCGATCCCGGCCGCGGCCCTCTCCGCGCCAGACGCTGACCAGCTGGCCCGCCTGCTGGAGCGGGGGCCTGTGACCGTCAATCTCGACATCGGTGTCGAGACGGCTGATGCCGCGCCCTCCGGCAATGTCATTGCCGAGGTCGAAGGCGGCGCCAACAAGGACGAGATTGTGCTGCTCGGCTGTCACCTCGATTCCTGGGACCTCGGCACAGGCGCCATTGATGATGGGGCCGGCTGCGGCATCGTGGTTGGTGCGGCCAAGCTGATCGACCAGCTGCCCGGCAAGCCGGACCGGACGATCCGCGTCGTCCTCTACGGTTCGGAAGAGATCGGCCTGTTCGGCGGCGATGCCTATGCCCGTCAGCATGCAGATGAACTGGACAAGCATGTGCTCGCGGCGGAAAGCGACCATGGCGCGAGCTATATCTGGCAGTTCCAGACTAAGTTCGGCGAAGGCGCACTGGACTATGCGAAAAAGATCCAGGGCGTGCTGGCCCGCTATGGCGTGGCACCGGGCGACAATCTGGCGGGCGGCGGTCCGGACATCGGTGTGCTCGCCCGCTCCGGCGTGCCGGTCGTGACCCCGGCGCAGGATGGCTGGGACTATTTCGATTATCACCACACGCCAGACGACACGTTCGACAAGATCGAACCGGATGCCTTCCGCCAGAATGTCAGCGTCTATGCGGCCTTCGCCTATATGGCAGCAGACTCCGGCTGGGATTTCCGCAAACCGGCCGATCCGGAAGAATAG
- a CDS encoding peroxiredoxin family protein — MIRTASLASLLALLPAAAAAQEPSDVQMAAKSAEAERAAMAEEMRVGPIVGQPAPAVSVIGPEGAVSFPDLAGEKGTVVAFFRSADWCPYCKKQLIDLKDAAAPLGEEGWTLIGVSYDSPEILADFKSAKALPYGLYSDTGSAAIDAFDLRNPDVPAGSRYDGIPHPAIIFIAADGTVKAVMREEGYKDRPAIDAVLELAAAL, encoded by the coding sequence ATGATCCGCACTGCCTCTCTCGCGTCTCTTCTCGCCTTGCTGCCTGCCGCTGCCGCGGCGCAGGAGCCCTCAGATGTTCAGATGGCGGCAAAATCCGCCGAAGCGGAACGCGCTGCCATGGCCGAGGAGATGCGGGTCGGCCCCATCGTTGGCCAGCCTGCGCCGGCCGTGTCCGTGATCGGGCCGGAAGGCGCCGTCAGCTTCCCCGATCTTGCCGGAGAGAAAGGCACGGTCGTTGCCTTTTTCCGCTCGGCCGACTGGTGCCCCTACTGCAAGAAGCAGCTGATCGACCTGAAAGATGCGGCGGCTCCGCTCGGCGAGGAAGGCTGGACTCTGATCGGCGTGTCTTATGACTCACCGGAAATCCTTGCCGACTTCAAGTCGGCGAAGGCGCTGCCTTACGGCCTCTATTCCGACACCGGGTCTGCCGCCATCGATGCGTTCGACCTGCGCAATCCAGACGTGCCGGCAGGGTCGCGCTATGACGGCATTCCCCACCCGGCCATCATCTTCATCGCAGCCGACGGCACGGTGAAGGCCGTCATGCGGGAAGAAGGCTACAAGGACCGGCCGGCCATCGACGCAGTGCTGGAGCTGGCTGCGGCGCTCTGA
- a CDS encoding GNAT family N-acetyltransferase produces MRTPGPTIETERLILRPPQAEDFEPMCAMMADEETARFIGGVMAPSTVWRSLCALAGAWTIRGYSMFSVIEKSTGNWIGRLGPWQPEGWPGTEIAYGLTRAAQGRGYAQEGVSAAIDYAVDILGWDEIIHCIDAKNAASLRVAERLGARKLRQAQAPEPFSDMYWDVYGQSADDWRARR; encoded by the coding sequence ATGCGCACCCCCGGCCCCACCATCGAAACCGAACGGCTGATCCTCCGCCCGCCGCAGGCTGAGGATTTCGAGCCTATGTGCGCCATGATGGCGGATGAGGAGACGGCCCGTTTCATTGGCGGCGTGATGGCGCCGTCTACCGTCTGGCGCTCGCTTTGCGCGCTGGCAGGGGCGTGGACGATCCGCGGCTATTCCATGTTCTCCGTGATCGAGAAATCGACCGGAAACTGGATCGGGCGCCTCGGCCCCTGGCAGCCGGAAGGCTGGCCGGGCACAGAGATCGCCTATGGCCTGACCAGGGCGGCGCAGGGCAGGGGCTATGCGCAGGAAGGCGTCTCGGCGGCAATCGACTATGCGGTCGACATTCTCGGCTGGGACGAGATCATCCATTGCATCGATGCGAAGAACGCCGCCTCGCTGCGCGTGGCAGAGCGGCTCGGCGCACGCAAACTCCGGCAGGCGCAGGCCCCGGAGCCGTTTTCCGACATGTACTGGGATGTCTACGGCCAGAGCGCCGATGACTGGCGGGCCCGGCGGTAA
- a CDS encoding Bax inhibitor-1/YccA family protein — MNDFNRAYTPSTGAGSMDMAVNEGLRAFMLGVYQKLAYGIALAGGLAFLVGSNTFPPLTEFVLFSPFRLVVQFGPIGLILISAFAMKRPSPLGTAVLYWTIVTLLGLSLSVWVLMATMNTEAASRAGIVYSTTFITIAKAFFLTATAFGALSLYGYTTKRDLQPIGVVAIFALWGIVGMSLLSFLFPPSGFFETAITVGVLAISGVLVAFDTQNLKRSYFAFEGDERGLAVMTNWGALNFFILFYNIFVTILSLLSRR; from the coding sequence ATGAATGATTTCAATCGTGCTTATACGCCGTCCACCGGCGCAGGCTCGATGGACATGGCGGTCAATGAGGGCCTGCGCGCCTTCATGCTGGGCGTTTACCAGAAGCTGGCCTATGGCATCGCGCTGGCCGGTGGTCTGGCCTTCCTGGTCGGATCCAACACGTTTCCGCCGCTGACCGAATTCGTGCTGTTCTCGCCGTTCCGCCTGGTTGTGCAGTTCGGTCCGATCGGACTGATCCTGATCTCTGCTTTCGCCATGAAGCGGCCGTCGCCGCTGGGCACGGCGGTCCTTTACTGGACGATCGTGACACTGCTCGGCCTCAGCCTGTCGGTCTGGGTGCTCATGGCCACGATGAATACCGAAGCGGCCAGCCGCGCGGGCATCGTCTACAGCACCACCTTCATCACCATCGCCAAAGCCTTCTTCCTGACGGCCACGGCCTTCGGTGCCCTCTCGCTGTACGGCTACACGACCAAGCGTGACCTGCAGCCGATCGGCGTGGTCGCCATCTTTGCCCTCTGGGGCATTGTCGGCATGTCGCTGCTCAGCTTCCTGTTCCCGCCGTCGGGTTTCTTTGAAACCGCGATCACCGTGGGCGTGCTGGCGATTTCGGGCGTGCTGGTGGCATTCGACACGCAGAACCTGAAGCGGTCCTATTTCGCCTTTGAAGGAGACGAGCGCGGCCTTGCCGTGATGACGAACTGGGGTGCTCTGAACTTCTTCATCCTGTTCTACAACATCTTCGTCACGATCTTGTCGCTCCTGTCCCGCCGATAG
- a CDS encoding DUF2853 family protein codes for MADASAYAENIKKYANGGYNQAAAEKIVGHLGIALRNKDSSIVACSDSGELDRVREKWCRGKLGLAEKQGELDAAIKTVCDRMSAEGGQKSRVTFYYLLAEHFGKLTELAS; via the coding sequence ATGGCAGACGCATCGGCTTACGCCGAGAATATCAAGAAATACGCAAATGGTGGGTATAACCAGGCCGCCGCCGAGAAGATCGTGGGACATCTCGGCATCGCCCTGCGCAACAAGGACAGCTCCATCGTCGCCTGCAGCGACTCTGGCGAACTGGACCGTGTGCGGGAAAAGTGGTGCCGCGGAAAACTGGGCCTCGCCGAAAAGCAGGGAGAGCTGGACGCAGCCATCAAGACGGTCTGTGATCGCATGAGTGCCGAAGGCGGGCAGAAGTCACGGGTCACCTTCTACTACCTTCTGGCCGAACACTTCGGAAAGCTCACAGAGCTGGCAAGCTGA
- the thpR gene encoding RNA 2',3'-cyclic phosphodiesterase, whose protein sequence is MYRLFAALPVPEELWDGLAALQDDLPGASWRPEENFHITLRFFGDLTHRQARDLDDLLGDIRCTPFEVSIEGAGWFGRREPSAVWARVRENDELRSLSARCEQAARRLGFEPDRRPFTPHVTLAYLHNATLEDTRRWVERHHDYRSGPFIADRFHLYSSHSAKDRPSRYEAEADYVLE, encoded by the coding sequence ATGTACAGATTGTTTGCCGCCCTGCCCGTGCCGGAAGAGCTGTGGGATGGCCTCGCCGCCCTGCAGGATGACCTGCCGGGGGCAAGTTGGCGCCCGGAGGAAAACTTCCACATCACCCTGCGCTTCTTCGGCGATCTCACGCACCGCCAGGCCCGCGACCTCGACGATCTGCTGGGAGACATCAGATGCACCCCGTTCGAGGTCTCGATCGAAGGCGCTGGCTGGTTCGGACGGCGCGAACCGTCCGCGGTCTGGGCACGCGTGCGCGAGAACGATGAGCTGCGCAGCCTCTCGGCCCGCTGCGAACAGGCGGCGCGGCGGCTTGGCTTCGAGCCGGATCGGCGCCCGTTTACGCCGCATGTGACGCTCGCCTATCTGCACAATGCCACGCTGGAAGACACCCGCCGCTGGGTCGAACGCCACCATGATTACCGGAGCGGGCCGTTCATCGCAGACCGCTTCCACCTCTATTCCAGCCATTCCGCCAAAGACCGCCCCAGCCGGTATGAGGCGGAGGCGGACTATGTGCTGGAATAG